The DNA segment agtacagtgctctgcacataataagcgctcaataaatactattgaatgaatgaatgacagggactgtttccaacccgatttgcttgtatctgccccagcatttagtacactgcatgacatataacaaataccagaattatttttattatacagGCCATGCTCCTCTCAAAATGCCTTAGCTTACCAGAAAGGGAGTTTAGGCACTAGGAGAATTAGGAATTAGTCTTATTACAAAAACACTATTTCAAGGGTCGTAATTGGTGTTTGAagcgagaggaagaaaaaaagccaTTCAGATGGTCTGTATGTGTTTTTTTCAGTAGGAGAAATAAAGGTATGGCCTATTGTAAAAGTACCAGGGAAGTACCAGGGTGATTTCTGGCTCTTCTGAAAAGGATggttggctttttttaaaaaaaatcctactccATTTCAAATACGCTCATAAAAATGACAAGAAACTTAGCAGGCTGCCATTAAAGTTGGTCCTGAAAGAATTCTGGAGTGGTATTATCTAGGGATCAGGGGAACTGATTTCACGTCTTGACTTGATTACTGTCTTGCTGCGCGGCTTTAGTTATGAGAGAACTTCTGTTCTTGCTTTCCCGTTGACAAGGGAGTGCCCCCAACCTGTCGATAGGATGGCTAGAATTGAAGCGACACTTCGTGCCATTTCATAATCTTTTGGAAGACAGTATTTAGATGAATGCAACTATTTTTATTATCTACCTTTCTATTCCTGATATTCTTCCAGTTGTAGAATCCCACAGTTTCTTCTGACTTCAGGACATTTCCTCTTCGATGTGTTTCCGACAGTTCCAAGTCAAGTGTTTAAAGCTGAAAttttcatctcttcctcccctcaccccccagtccaaaaaaataaaaatctcactCCTGgtaacagtggtacttattagtGCCTATtagatacagtgctttgtactaatTACTCCTACCATTCCCGTTTCCATTCttgtaccaccatcctccctggctaAAAGACACACAACCTTGGTGCCTTCTTCAACTCCTCATTGCCTTTTAATACACTCAAAATGAAatagttcttcctccacagcatttcctggatttgtcccctcctctccagccAACCACAATCCTGGTTCAGGCTTTCACCTTATCACAGTGACTATACTCAGTCCCTGAACTCTCAACCTctatcctctttctccttcagtcTGTACTACCTACTGCTGCCTGATCATCTTTCTCCAGTCCATTTATCATCTTTCCAAGCCCCCCAAACCTCCAGTAAtgatccatttccctctgcatcttcCAGAAGCTCTTCAAGACCATCCACCAGCTTTTCATAACTTGCATTTTTCAGTTCTCCCAAGCTCACCTAACCATGCCTCCCTGTCAGTTCTCTTATTTCCAGCTCTTGGCTCACACCCCTCCCCTACctgaaattccttcccccttcaagtcCACCACACCACAGGTCTCCTTAGCTTCAgatcccttctaaaatcccaccttcaagaggccttccccttatAATTCCTGGCACCCCAAGTTATGCACCCCAAGTTATGTCCTGTCtccctccatagactgtgagctcattgtgggcagagaatatgtctagcAAACTGTTTACAGTATTAAGACtcttaagtcccatgtgggacaaggaactgtgtccaacccgattttttgttatccaccccagtgcttagtacagtgcctcgcacagagGAAGCTCTCAACagagacattattattactctcccaatcacttaatgcagtactctgcacacagtaagcactcaataaatacaattcgttGATCCTGACAGCCTCCCTAACACTTGTGAACTTATACCCACCCTCAGTCCTTACGTAGGTGGCTGTGTGTGTATaatatcattttcattcattcattcattcattcaatagtatttattgagcgcttactatgtgcagagcactgtactaagcgcttgggatgaacaagtcggcaacagatagagacagtccctgccgtttgacgggcttacagtctaatcgggggagacggacagacgagaacaatggcaataaacagagtcaaggggaagaacgtctcgtaaaaaccgatggcaactaaatagaatcaaggcgatgtacaattcattaacaaaataaatagggtaacgaaaatatatacagttgagcggacgagtacagtgctgtggggatgggaagggagaggtggaggagcagagggaaaaggggaaatgagggtttagctgcggagaggtaaaggggggatggcagagggagtagagggagaacaggagctcagtctgggaacgcctcttggaggaggtgagttttaagtagggttttgaagagggaaagagaatcagtttggcggaggtgaggagggagggcgttccaggaccgcgggaggacgtgacccaggggtcgacggcgggataggcgagaccgagggacggcgaggaggtgggcggcagaggagcggagcgtgcggggtgggtggtagaaagagagaagggaggagaggtaggaaggggcaaggtgatggagagccttgaagccttgaaGCCATTTTCCTCCCTGCTTCGTCTCTTTGGAGAACAAAAAGTATGTATGTTCCcgttagattgtaataataataatgataataatgatggcatttgttaagcgcttacaatgtgcaaaacactgttctgcgctggggaggatacaaggtgatcaggttgttccaaatggggctcacagtctttatccccgttttacagatggggtaactgaggcacagagaagttatgtgacttgcccaaagtcacacagctgacaagtagctgagccaggatttgaacccatgacctctgactcccaagcccgggctttttccactgagggcAGGGCCGTGCCTTTggtttgtactcttctaagtggttAGTGTCGTGCTGTGCAACAAGGTGCATATTGATATTAATACATGGAAATACATGCTTAtgacgctcgataaatgcgattgaatgaattaggaaaaGTCCTGTGTTGATGTACTGGCTGACAATTTTTTTCCATTATCTTTAAAAGGCCATTCTAATACTTTCTAGTGGAGACTTCTTTTTATCAGGCTGTTAGGTGCAATTATACGAGCAATTCttgtgtccctgtccctcatggggcccacacagtctaagtaggagggagaacagatattgaaaccccattttacagttgagaaaactgagacacagtgaagtgacttgcccaagttcactcagcaagcaagtggcagagctggaatggcgtagtggatagagcacaggcctgggtgtcagaaggtcatgggttctaattccggctctgccactggtctgctgtttgaccttggacaagttacttcacttctctgtgcctcagttacctcattatctgtaaaatggggattgagactgagccccatgtgggacagggactgtgtccaacccaatttgcttgtatccaccccagtgcttagtacagtgcctgacacatagtaagcacttaacaaatatcacagttattaaattATTAACTAAGGTccgctgactgccaggcctggcctctttccactaggccatgatgcctttCTGTTCTGGTTTTTGCCTCAGGTGAAGGATCGGTTGAAGTCCTATTTAGTGTACAAAAATACTGACGAAGGGTAGGCAGTGGAAAGCATTTTTGAAAATGCCTTAAGCTTAACACGCTGATCCATGACGTTTCCTTTAAAGCAATAGGTTCTTTGATGTTTTAGTGTGATCTATGAATTTGAACCATAGCCCTTCTTCGAAATCCAAAAGTTTCTGAAAGTACTAAGGGAAACCGATCAATGTAATTAAAATGTGGCATTGATTCAGTAGCCTATTCATTATAATTTTCTTTGAAGACCTGATAACTCAGAGTCTCCATTTATCTTACCAAACACGACTGTTTTAAAAGGTAGATCTTTCAGGTATCCAATGAAAAGAAAACACTGAAAGAAAGTCACTGATGATACCAAATGCAAATATATTCTGTTGAGTAGAGAAGCCTGGTATTATTCAGCAGGAGGCCACAATCATTGGGCATActcaatagattgtaaactcattgagagCAGGAACCATATCTTTCACTTTTATTAGCTCTTAAGATGGTCCTCTCTTAAGATGGTCCTCTTCACAAAGGCACACAATATGTACTGTTGATTGTTTTCAGTCCCagaagggaaacagcgtggcctagtggatagagcacaggcttgggagtccaaaggacctggcttctaatcctgtctccactgcttgtctgctttgtgactttaggacaagtctcttcacttttctgggcctcagttacctcacctgtaaaatggggattgagactgtcaaccCTACGTGAGACTGGAACTGtgccaacccaattaacttgtaacagtgcttggcacataatagtgctTAACATTTACTATAAAAATATGAGGGAATATGCTTGGTACATGACTTTAAGGCTAGCCCAGCCCCACCCTGCATGACATCCACCATTTTCTGGTCACCTGTTTTATTAAGACACCTGAAGTCTCATCTAAGGATATGAGTGCCCCATGAGCAAGACCCAACTaagctttttccttttttttccctttaatatgGAGGGGGTTATAGTTGTCTTTTAGGGCAGCTGGTAGTTCTATATTAAAAATTTTCATGTCTTTTAGTAGGTCTTGCAGGTGCTACCCAGGAAGATGTTATTGAACATAAAATTCACGATTTGTTATTAATTTTTTTACATCAgtcttatatacatatatgtatatatgtgtgtgtgtatatatatagcatTACCCCGAGCCCTCAGTGGACCCTCCCCCAGGAAAGGAAGTGGAATCTGTGGTTCAAGCAAGTAGGGCTTCGTTGCCAAATGATCCCGGGCCCCAGCCCAGCCTTGACTCCTGTCCTTCTCCCGCCTCCGGCTTACTCCGCCCACAGGATTGTCCACTGCACCTAAATAACAGGTGTGGTGGTGAGGCCCCGGGCCAGTGCCATGTAGTGATAGTGGCCTTATCTGGATTTGGCTGGCAAGCCTCCTTGGATCTGTCTGTCAACGGGTTGTGGTCCTTGGGGCCCCTTCTGTCTACTGGGTTGAGCTCCCGGAGTCCCTTCTCTCGTCTCTTATCCGGCTCTTCCAGGCTAGGGTGGTCTCCCTCTCCACAATGACTTCGTCCCAAAGAGGTAGAAGCAGCTTCCCATAATATGCACATTAACTCTTTCAcccttgctccctcttcccccttccccccagaacgcacccctcctcctccccagtagAAGTGTTTACATCTCTATGGTCAATCTAAGTACATTTCCTTTACAATAGCAATTTGTCTcgacagaaaaaaaaatgcttgggaATTCATGACTGCCTTTGAGCATAGTGGAAATAAAAATACCTTTAACCTTTCAAATATTACTGGAGGTTATATATAGTTTTATTGAATATTTTTAAGCACAGTAAAAACTATTTGTatatcccagctgaaaaccacATTTGATTAACTCTAGTTTACCATTAATGTTTATCCCAGTTCACTTAATAAGCCTCGGTGCTCTGGAGCTGGAAAGTTGAAGTTGTCTCTAAGCCACAATATGTGCAGTATCTGAAGTGCCGTTTTTGCCGTGATTTTTTCCATAGTTACCACATTTATTTGTAGGAcctcaataagtggtatttattgagcactttctgtgtgcagagcaccgtactacgtacttgggaagggtacaagagaattaatagacacgatTTCTGCCCGCTGTCCTGGCAACAATGttaataaatatttttctttAGCTAAACTGAGCGTTAGTAATTTTAACCCTCTACGACACCCAAATGCCTCACCTTAAGAACCAGTCCAAACCTTGCTCTGGATTTTTCATCTGCTTTAGCAAGAAACAGGCAAGGGAGGAAAAAGGTGGACTAGTGATTAGGCCAGCCTGACGCCATGGTCACAGTGACATTGGCATTGAAGATCCGGTCATGCCAGCCCACTCCACCCCTCATTGTTAATGGCATCACCAACGGCTCAGTGCCCATAGACTCAGTCCTGTCTTTATGAGATCCATGCATTTATTCAAGTGGTATTTACTCAAATAAAATAACTTTCTGgaggacagtgtactaagcactggggaaacggAAAATGACACGGGtgagaattaaacacagtccttggccctcaggAGGACTCATAATCCTAGAATGAGCGGGGAGGGAATTAGCAGCGGACCCACAAGGAAAGATTCAAATGATAAAAATGGCCAAAAGTCATAAGACAACAGTGAAAACAGTAAGTAGAAGGCAATTTGGGGATTCTTCCCCGCTGTGGCAGGCCGATCCAAAATCCAACAGCCACAACCTCCCCAACATTTTAAAGGTTTGTATGGTAAGGCCACTGCTCGTTCTTTTGGCCCCACTCCAGGACAGACTGGGGCtgctctgtccccctcctcttccccttgccttctccctccccacccgtccCTCCAGCCTGTGCCCCCCAGCCCTAGGGTGGTGGAAAAGGCTGCCTTTTTTCCTGCCTTTTGTGTTACCCAGCCTCTCGGTTTGCTAATCTTGTAAAATGTTTTTGCACGGATAAACCGGGAGACCCATAACTGTGCAAGCCGATTGCTTATGAATGTACTACTTTAACACCTAAGGGCATGGTACCCAAACCAGAGCCACTTAAACAAAATAGGCTAATGGAGCCACACAAGTTACTACTGGCTCAAATCCTGGAGCCAAAAAGGGCTTAGACTGTGCCTACAGAAAGCCTTGTTCCAGGCAagtgaaaatggaaaataagaccTAGAGTACTAGGTCAGTATTCCTTTAGCTGCTGAGGCTTACTTACATCCAATACCTTGCCTCTAGAAACCTGGTAATTATAGGAAAGGATAAGAAGTTCtgtgagccacagagaattttTGCAAGCCCCGAGGATCTTTTGAGCCTTTGTGCAAGGCCTGGGATATTCCCACCTCAGTAATCCAAAAAGATAATAAGGCAAGTCAGGATATGAAATGAGACCCAAGAAACCTTTTTGCTCTTACCACTACTTTTGGCATACTTGCTGAAATCTGCAAATTGCCCCTTACAGTGAATATTAATTTTTATATAGTTAACAGTAAGGAAGGcttgtttcattgtactttttGGGAAgccctgggaggtgggggtggggcaacCTAATTTAAAATGTCAGCTGATCATTTTTTATTAGTCCAAAGGGTGTTTTTACTTGAAGAACAGAGAATTTAGTTGTTATTCTACCGACTCCAGATTACCAGTTTATAGTGGAAGGAGTTCAGCATATTTTCAACTTTATATGTTCCTTGCCTGACTCCTTTAATGATGACTTTCCTGCCTAATCTCTCTGTGGATTgaccccttaaaaaaaaatatgaggtAGATGGCTGGCCCGTTGgacaatacttgtggtatttattaagcacttactatgtgctaggcactgtacaaagcactggggtggatgtgagcaagtagggttgaacagtccctgtcccacatgggggtcatagtcttaatccccattttccagatgaggtcactgaggtccagagaattgacatgacttgcccaaggtcaaaccgcagagccgggattagagcccaggtctttctgactcccaggcctgtgctctatccactaggccacaacttCTCTTTTAGACTCTTTTTGGTAGGCTTTTTCAGCGGAGTAGTTATTGGATACTAGCAGGATTGCCTGTAACTTTCATTGTAAATTTTAAAAGATTGAATAAAAAAATAGAGAACAATAAACTGCCTTGATAAAAACTAAATCTGCTCTTGACATCATAAAGGACTTGAGTTTCCATAGCTAGTCCAGAATAAATAAAAGTTGATATGATCATGTGATGTCAAGTTTCTATAATCCTGTTGAGCTGAGATTTAGAGGACTTTGATCACCTTGAGACTACATTGCCATTTACATTCCTCCAGGTGGACTGGTGTCCTGTAGGAAGCCATTATTGAAGGCATTAAAGTAGTGCATTTGGCATTTCAGATTTTCTAGGAAGACCTTTGAAAATTTGAGTATTTATTGTAAGCACCTTAACATTTGACCTGAAAAACAGGAGGCTCCAGCGGGGATTCCATTTGTCCCAGGGGAAATTTCCAGGTTGTTCCTTTGCTTTTGAAAGAAACTCTGTGTGACCTGAATCAATCTGAGGAATTTGCAGTAAAAATGTCTCCAGTGCTAAGGTAAGAGGGAAACCGTGACCAACAAGAGTGATCTTATTCCAAGCAACTCATCCTTGTGTGAGGTGCTGTaccccctctctcttccatccctgccccccaagccacacacacatacattctcATTGCATCTTTCTGAGGCTTACTCTCTTGGCAAGACCATAGCAAGAACTCCTGCTTAATTTGTCAATGATCAATAATTGtgctttgttttttgggttttttttttttactaaaaaaaaGATCAGTTGTTAATTTCTCACCTTTCCGATGGCTTGTTGTTTTTCTCTCGTTTTTCCAGAGACTAATAGACAAGTCCAGAGTAACCTGTGTAAAATGGGTGCCAGGTTCAGAAAGCCTTTTCCTAGTAGCCCATTCGAGTGGCAATATGTACTTGTATAATGTGGAACACACTTGTGGTACCACAGCCCCACACTACCAGCTTCTTAAGCAAGGAGAAAGTTTTGCCGTACACACTTGCAAGAGCAAATCAACAAGAAACCCTCTTCTTAAGTGGACAGTGGGAGAGGGCGCTCTGAACGAATTTGCTTTTTCCCCAGACGGGAAGTTCTTAGCGTGTGTGAGCCAAGATGGCTTCCTTCGGGTGTTCAACTTCGACTCAGTGGAATTGCACGGTACAATGAAAAGCTACTTCGGCGGACTGCTGTGTGTATGTTGGAGTCCAGACGGGAAGTACATCGTGACGGGCGGAGAGGACGATTTGGTAACAGTTTGGTCCTTTCTGGACTGTCGAGTGATAGCGCGAGGCCAGGGACATAAATCGTGGGTCAGCGTGGTGGCGTTCGATCCGTACACCACTAGCGTGGAAGAGAGCGACCCGATGGAATTTAGCGGCAGCGATGAGGATTTTCAAGACCTTCTTCACTTCGGCAGAGACCGGGCCAATAGTACCCAATCTAGGTTATCCAAAAGGAACTCCACAGACAGTCGCCCAGTAAGTGTTACGTATAGGTTTGGCTCGGTAGGCCAGGACACACAGCTCTGCTTGTGGGACCTTACAGAAGACATTCTTTTCCCCCACCAACCACTGTCAAGAGCAAGGACGCACACAAATGTCATGAACGCCACAAGTCCGCCCGCGGGAAGCGGTGGAACCAACCCCGGCAGCAATGGGAACAGTATCACGACACCGGGAAactccgtcccccctcccctcccgaggTCCAACAGCCTTCCACATTCGGCGGTCTCAAATGCCGGCAGTAAAAGCAGCGTCATGGATGGGGCCATCGCTTCTGGGGTCAGCAAATTCGCCACCCTCTCACTACACGACCGGAAGGAAAGACACCACGAGAAAGACCACAAGCGAAATCATAGCATGGGACATATATCGAGCAAGAGCAGTGACAAACTGAACTTAGTTACCAAAACCAAAACGGACCCAGCTAAAACCTTGGGAACGCCCCTGTGTCCCAGAATGGAAGATGTTCCCTTATTAGagcctcttatctgtaaaaagatAGCACATGAAAGACTGACTGTGTTAATTTTTCTTGAAGACTGTATAGTCACTGCTTGTCAGGAGGGATTTATTTGCACATGGGCAAGGCCTGGTAAAGGGGTAAGTTTTAATCCTTAATGCTGCATCAAGATTTAGAACTTGAATAggtagtgactttttttttttgtgggaggGTGGGGTGCAAAATGAATGTTGAATGACATTTCTTTATGCTAAATGTAAAACGAAATGCATCAGAGCCATAATTTTGGATACTGCATGACCTGTTGTTTGGAATCATTTGAAATTTCACCTGAGGACACTTAAAAACTACAAAGACAATATCCTTTGGGGAGTATGGCAAGTGTGAAGGATCAGTTAAGTTTCCGGAATTCAGGACGATGGGGATTTTAAAATGCTCAGTTTTAAACTGTCCACATTAAACTGATGAAAATTGGTTACACTTGTGAGTGtacttttcttcattttaaataAGCAGCCGTGAGCTCCTCTGAATATAATTGGTTTCAAGGCCTTGTTAGTAATCGATACTGTTTAGGATTCTATCTCAAATTTAACTTTAGGGACAAAGCGTGGAGCAATGGTATCCTTACATTGCTAGGGCAGATAcctttttaaaaagaagaaaatctgTAATTGAAAAACCCTTCTTAAGTCTTTTTGAGACCAATAAAGTCCCATTTTTTTCAAAGTGCTTGAAATGAATATTAAATTGGTGTATTAAATATAAACACTATTCAACTGTAAGGTTATTATGGAAAGTTTTAATTTACAGCCTGAATACTGTTACAGTTGTCCAAAATGTCTTTTGCTGTAATAATTTAGTTCATTTGTGCCCAAGACCacctgtctttttctttttcttctccccccttacCCA comes from the Ornithorhynchus anatinus isolate Pmale09 chromosome 1, mOrnAna1.pri.v4, whole genome shotgun sequence genome and includes:
- the WDR20 gene encoding WD repeat-containing protein 20 isoform X2 → MAAEGGGKEMNEIKTQFTTREGLYKLLPHSEYSRPNRVPFNSQGSNPVRVSFVNLNDQSGNGDRLCFNVGRELYFYIYKGVRKAADLSKPIDKRIYKGTQPTCHDFNHLTATAESVSLLVGFSAGQVQLIDPIKKETSKLFNEERLIDKSRVTCVKWVPGSESLFLVAHSSGNMYLYNVEHTCGTTAPHYQLLKQGESFAVHTCKSKSTRNPLLKWTVGEGALNEFAFSPDGKFLACVSQDGFLRVFNFDSVELHGTMKSYFGGLLCVCWSPDGKYIVTGGEDDLVTVWSFLDCRVIARGQGHKSWVSVVAFDPYTTSVEESDPMEFSGSDEDFQDLLHFGRDRANSTQSRLSKRNSTDSRPVSVTYRFGSVGQDTQLCLWDLTEDILFPHQPLSRARTHTNVMNATSPPAGSGGTNPGSNGNSITTPGNSVPPPLPRSNSLPHSAVSNAGSKSSVMDGAIASGVSKFATLSLHDRKERHHEKDHKRNHSMGHISSKSSDKLNLVTKTKTDPAKTLGTPLCPRMEDVPLLEPLICKKIAHERLTVLIFLEDCIVTACQEGFICTWARPGKGPSKHFSSNQEDRMQGILQDQN
- the WDR20 gene encoding WD repeat-containing protein 20 isoform X4, with the translated sequence MALKLLHSSREDLSLSWQAADLSKPIDKRIYKGTQPTCHDFNHLTATAESVSLLVGFSAGQVQLIDPIKKETSKLFNEERLIDKSRVTCVKWVPGSESLFLVAHSSGNMYLYNVEHTCGTTAPHYQLLKQGESFAVHTCKSKSTRNPLLKWTVGEGALNEFAFSPDGKFLACVSQDGFLRVFNFDSVELHGTMKSYFGGLLCVCWSPDGKYIVTGGEDDLVTVWSFLDCRVIARGQGHKSWVSVVAFDPYTTSVEESDPMEFSGSDEDFQDLLHFGRDRANSTQSRLSKRNSTDSRPVSVTYRFGSVGQDTQLCLWDLTEDILFPHQPLSRARTHTNVMNATSPPAGSGGTNPGSNGNSITTPGNSVPPPLPRSNSLPHSAVSNAGSKSSVMDGAIASGVSKFATLSLHDRKERHHEKDHKRNHSMGHISSKSSDKLNLVTKTKTDPAKTLGTPLCPRMEDVPLLEPLICKKIAHERLTVLIFLEDCIVTACQEGFICTWARPGKGVVRRQPEMHFWRWSLLFDLKPVNQERWMLQS
- the WDR20 gene encoding WD repeat-containing protein 20 isoform X3, producing the protein MAAEGGGKEMNEIKTQFTTREGLYKLLPHSEYSRPNRVPFNSQGSNPVRVSFVNLNDQSGNGDRLCFNVGRELYFYIYKGVRKAADLSKPIDKRIYKGTQPTCHDFNHLTATAESVSLLVGFSAGQVQLIDPIKKETSKLFNEERLIDKSRVTCVKWVPGSESLFLVAHSSGNMYLYNVEHTCGTTAPHYQLLKQGESFAVHTCKSKSTRNPLLKWTVGEGALNEFAFSPDGKFLACVSQDGFLRVFNFDSVELHGTMKSYFGGLLCVCWSPDGKYIVTGGEDDLVTVWSFLDCRVIARGQGHKSWVSVVAFDPYTTSVEESDPMEFSGSDEDFQDLLHFGRDRANSTQSRLSKRNSTDSRPVSVTYRFGSVGQDTQLCLWDLTEDILFPHQPLSRARTHTNVMNATSPPAGSGGTNPGSNGNSITTPGNSVPPPLPRSNSLPHSAVSNAGSKSSVMDGAIASGVSKFATLSLHDRKERHHEKDHKRNHSMGHISSKSSDKLNLVTKTKTDPAKTLGTPLCPRMEDVPLLEPLICKKIAHERLTVLIFLEDCIVTACQEGFICTWARPGKGGVLSSQNQANSPSGTVV
- the WDR20 gene encoding WD repeat-containing protein 20 isoform X1 — its product is MAAEGGGKEMNEIKTQFTTREGLYKLLPHSEYSRPNRVPFNSQGSNPVRVSFVNLNDQSGNGDRLCFNVGRELYFYIYKGVRKAADLSKPIDKRIYKGTQPTCHDFNHLTATAESVSLLVGFSAGQVQLIDPIKKETSKLFNEERLIDKSRVTCVKWVPGSESLFLVAHSSGNMYLYNVEHTCGTTAPHYQLLKQGESFAVHTCKSKSTRNPLLKWTVGEGALNEFAFSPDGKFLACVSQDGFLRVFNFDSVELHGTMKSYFGGLLCVCWSPDGKYIVTGGEDDLVTVWSFLDCRVIARGQGHKSWVSVVAFDPYTTSVEESDPMEFSGSDEDFQDLLHFGRDRANSTQSRLSKRNSTDSRPVSVTYRFGSVGQDTQLCLWDLTEDILFPHQPLSRARTHTNVMNATSPPAGSGGTNPGSNGNSITTPGNSVPPPLPRSNSLPHSAVSNAGSKSSVMDGAIASGVSKFATLSLHDRKERHHEKDHKRNHSMGHISSKSSDKLNLVTKTKTDPAKTLGTPLCPRMEDVPLLEPLICKKIAHERLTVLIFLEDCIVTACQEGFICTWARPGKGVVRRQPEMHFWRWSLLFDLKPVNQERWMLQS